In one Hymenobacter sp. DG25B genomic region, the following are encoded:
- a CDS encoding LysR family transcriptional regulator encodes MLSHQHEIFLEVARLLSFTKAGQALFLSQSAVSKQVKALEEYYKTGLFERLGNSVVLTPAGELLYQKLLLAKQLQHDLHQEFTTLSEDFSPQMRMVIGASTTISLYIIPPVLSAYLSKFPNTQLTLKNRNSENILKALLEHEIDLGIIEGIHKVSNVTYTPLLTDEVVAVCSARNPLHREELVAQDLLHIPVALRESGSGTLAVLEEALATHRIKLTDLPVKVRLGGTEALKNFVRVDTCLAFLPRQAVMKELASGELIEVPVRDLNLVRHFDFVQRKGTENNVPYKSFVQFAQRYYSKQE; translated from the coding sequence ATGCTTTCCCATCAACACGAAATATTTCTGGAAGTGGCCCGGCTGCTGAGCTTTACCAAAGCCGGGCAGGCCCTGTTCCTCAGCCAGTCGGCGGTGAGCAAGCAGGTGAAGGCGCTGGAAGAATACTACAAAACGGGCCTGTTTGAGCGCCTCGGCAATAGCGTGGTGCTCACGCCAGCCGGCGAGCTGCTGTACCAAAAGCTGCTTTTGGCCAAACAGCTGCAGCATGATCTGCACCAGGAATTCACCACGCTCAGCGAAGACTTCTCGCCGCAGATGCGCATGGTTATCGGGGCCAGCACCACCATTTCCCTGTACATTATTCCGCCGGTGCTGTCGGCGTATCTGAGTAAGTTTCCGAACACCCAGCTCACCCTGAAAAACCGCAACAGCGAAAACATCCTGAAAGCCCTGCTGGAACATGAAATCGACCTGGGCATTATCGAGGGAATTCATAAAGTCAGCAACGTGACGTACACGCCTCTACTCACCGATGAGGTAGTGGCGGTGTGCTCCGCGCGCAACCCGCTGCACCGGGAAGAGCTGGTAGCCCAGGACCTTTTGCACATTCCGGTGGCTTTGCGCGAGTCCGGCTCCGGCACGCTGGCGGTGCTGGAGGAAGCCCTGGCCACGCACCGCATCAAGCTCACCGACCTGCCAGTGAAAGTGCGGCTGGGCGGCACCGAGGCCCTGAAAAACTTTGTGCGGGTAGATACCTGCCTGGCCTTTCTGCCCCGGCAGGCCGTGATGAAAGAGCTGGCCTCGGGCGAACTGATTGAGGTACCCGTCCGGGACCTGAACCTGGTGCGGCACTTTGATTTTGTGCAGCGCAAAGGCACCGAAAACAATGTGCCCTACAAAAGCTTCGTGCAGTTTGCACAGCGCTACTATTCCAAACAGGAATAG
- a CDS encoding threonine synthase, translating to MLTLLETATRLAQLHCAACHQTYSPHMLQSVSPCCQQPLLAEYSLQEPLSRVDGIQPTENSMWRYQQLLPLQNAAHRVTLGEGWTPLLLLPRLGAQYGLRSLLLKDEGQNPTGSFKARGLSMAISKAKELGVTGCIIPTAGNAGVAMAAYCARAGMRAVVVMPRHTPNAFKEECYWYGAEVHLVDGLINDCAALVRQLNADNALLDVSTLKEPYRLEGKKTMGYELAEQLNWQLPDVLLYPAGGGTGLIGIWKAFQEMRALGWLAADVKLPRMVAVQAATCCPLIETLAGHQANCHAYVGQATIANGLAVPRPLGEALMLRVLRESGGTAVSITDEQMLEGMRELARQEGLFVAPEGAAVWMAARQLLASGWLQPHEQVVLLNTGSAQKYLENVMGRFQD from the coding sequence ATGCTTACTCTTCTCGAAACCGCTACTCGTCTGGCGCAACTGCATTGCGCAGCTTGCCACCAGACCTACTCGCCCCATATGCTGCAGTCCGTTTCGCCGTGCTGTCAGCAGCCCCTGTTGGCCGAATACAGCCTGCAGGAGCCCCTTTCCCGGGTCGATGGTATTCAGCCCACTGAAAACTCCATGTGGCGTTACCAGCAGCTGCTGCCCCTGCAGAACGCTGCCCACCGGGTAACACTGGGCGAAGGCTGGACGCCGCTGCTACTCCTGCCACGCCTGGGCGCCCAATATGGCCTGCGTAGCCTGCTGCTGAAGGATGAAGGCCAGAACCCAACCGGCTCATTTAAGGCGCGGGGCCTGAGTATGGCTATTTCCAAAGCCAAAGAACTGGGTGTTACTGGCTGTATTATTCCCACGGCCGGCAATGCCGGGGTGGCTATGGCTGCCTATTGCGCCCGGGCAGGTATGCGGGCCGTGGTAGTGATGCCCCGCCACACGCCCAATGCCTTCAAGGAAGAGTGCTACTGGTACGGCGCCGAAGTACACCTGGTAGATGGCCTTATCAATGACTGCGCCGCCTTGGTTCGTCAGCTGAACGCCGATAATGCCCTGCTCGATGTATCGACGCTAAAGGAACCCTACCGCCTGGAAGGCAAGAAAACCATGGGCTATGAGCTGGCCGAGCAGCTGAACTGGCAGTTGCCCGATGTGCTGCTGTACCCTGCCGGCGGCGGCACCGGACTCATCGGTATCTGGAAAGCATTTCAGGAAATGCGGGCGCTGGGCTGGTTGGCGGCTGATGTAAAGCTGCCGCGCATGGTGGCCGTGCAGGCCGCTACCTGCTGCCCCCTGATTGAAACGCTGGCCGGGCACCAGGCAAACTGCCACGCCTATGTGGGCCAGGCTACCATTGCCAACGGGCTGGCCGTGCCCCGCCCGTTGGGTGAGGCGCTGATGCTGCGCGTGCTGCGGGAGTCGGGGGGCACGGCCGTTAGCATCACCGATGAGCAGATGCTGGAAGGCATGCGCGAGCTGGCCCGGCAGGAGGGGCTGTTTGTAGCGCCAGAAGGCGCGGCCGTTTGGATGGCCGCCCGCCAGCTGCTGGCTTCCGGCTGGCTGCAGCCGCACGAGCAGGTGGTGCTGCTGAATACCGGCTCGGCCCAGAAATACCTGGAAAATGTAATGGGTCGATTTCAGGACTAG
- a CDS encoding glycogen debranching protein produces MHAPTSYSTGFLLALGLLGSCQMSKAPSMPPVSASATRQAVPPVWQSAAYTVYRDSLVQGRYTARARSRTELTSNYQSPANEFQSPQVNFKFSLNGKDNEMQPGQDHVFMALPQAGGTGLETPLIVFGQQYVDRTPVPANTYLAPNTPLKIRLDLRPVLAAFEKQGYYPLYNGQKLYKQDLKHVFVAGNTAPLSWDFDNLINKPQLELKDPDGNGIYETTVVLNAHSDAKTTAGEWKQTLDTSGMPQYSSDYPLLDALYNLALEEAKRAVEPDGTFRTGQEWAGVWTRDISYSIILAQAALQPEVAKTSLLRKVTPDGRIIQDTGTGGAYPCSTDRMIWATAAWEIYKTTGDEAWLRKAYPIIKKSIEDDVPNAYDLQTGLVRGESSFLDWREQTYPKWMQPADIYQSENLGTNVVHFQANQVLALMADKLGHKFVAAMHRLLAENIKKGINQHLWLDGKGYYAQYRYGRNFALVSPKAEALGEALTVLFGATEGSRAQTVMAHTPVMDYGIPCIYPQISGIPPYHNNAVWPFVQSYWGLAAAKTGNEMAFMESLMAVSRPAALFLTNKENFVASNGDFAGTQINSSNMLWSLSGSLALVYKGLFGMDFQTDRLVFQPFVPQALQGTRKLTGFKYRQALLNIEMTGFGQGIRTITLDGQPLADAAVLATLTGPHDIKIELPSTAFAASSLNKVAHHMSPMTPAVRYANGRLAWARVEGATAYQILRNGQFAGRTTEPVFPVPAPQTYTEYQVVAIDAQKAESFASEPLAVEPDKFRSTVEVETAANKSGKAYKGATGPGFVEISKTQNRRLTLRVPVPADGLYAVDFRYANGNGPINTSNKCAIRTLSQGKQQLGTVVLPQRGVEEWSDWGYTNPITVRLSKGTATLTLSFEPANKNMNGEVNQAMLDHLRLTRIQ; encoded by the coding sequence ATGCACGCTCCAACTTCTTATTCCACCGGTTTCCTGCTGGCTCTGGGCCTGCTGGGTTCGTGTCAGATGTCGAAAGCTCCTTCTATGCCGCCTGTTTCAGCTTCTGCCACCCGACAGGCGGTGCCGCCCGTGTGGCAGTCGGCGGCTTATACCGTGTACCGCGACTCCCTGGTGCAGGGTAGATACACTGCCCGCGCCCGCTCGCGCACCGAATTGACGTCTAACTACCAAAGCCCGGCCAACGAGTTTCAGAGCCCGCAGGTGAACTTCAAGTTCAGCCTAAACGGCAAAGACAACGAAATGCAGCCCGGCCAGGACCACGTGTTTATGGCGCTGCCGCAGGCCGGTGGCACGGGCCTGGAAACGCCGCTTATCGTGTTCGGGCAGCAGTACGTGGACCGCACGCCGGTGCCTGCCAACACCTACCTCGCCCCCAATACCCCGCTGAAAATCCGGCTGGATCTGCGCCCCGTGCTGGCCGCGTTTGAAAAGCAGGGTTACTACCCGCTTTACAACGGCCAAAAACTCTATAAGCAGGACCTGAAGCACGTATTTGTGGCCGGCAACACGGCCCCGCTGAGCTGGGACTTCGATAACCTCATCAACAAGCCCCAGCTGGAGCTGAAAGACCCCGACGGCAACGGCATCTATGAAACCACCGTGGTGCTGAATGCCCACTCCGACGCCAAAACCACCGCCGGCGAGTGGAAGCAGACGCTGGATACGTCCGGAATGCCTCAGTATTCTTCCGACTATCCTTTGCTGGATGCCCTCTACAACCTGGCCCTGGAAGAAGCCAAGCGCGCCGTAGAGCCCGATGGCACCTTCCGTACCGGTCAGGAGTGGGCCGGCGTCTGGACGCGGGATATCAGCTACAGTATCATCCTGGCCCAGGCCGCCCTGCAGCCCGAGGTAGCCAAAACCAGCCTGCTGCGCAAAGTCACGCCCGATGGCCGCATTATTCAGGATACCGGCACGGGCGGCGCTTATCCGTGCTCCACGGACCGCATGATCTGGGCCACCGCCGCCTGGGAAATCTACAAAACCACCGGCGACGAAGCCTGGCTGCGCAAGGCGTACCCCATCATTAAAAAATCGATTGAGGATGATGTGCCGAATGCCTACGACCTGCAAACCGGCCTGGTACGCGGCGAATCCTCCTTCCTGGACTGGCGCGAGCAGACTTACCCAAAGTGGATGCAGCCGGCCGATATTTATCAGTCAGAAAACCTGGGCACGAATGTCGTGCATTTTCAGGCCAACCAGGTGCTGGCCCTGATGGCTGATAAGCTAGGTCACAAGTTTGTGGCTGCTATGCACAGGCTGCTGGCCGAAAACATTAAAAAAGGCATTAATCAGCACCTGTGGCTGGATGGCAAGGGCTACTACGCGCAGTACCGCTACGGCCGCAATTTCGCCCTGGTTTCGCCGAAGGCGGAAGCGCTGGGCGAGGCGCTGACGGTGCTTTTTGGGGCTACGGAGGGTAGCCGGGCCCAAACGGTAATGGCCCACACGCCCGTTATGGACTACGGTATTCCGTGCATTTACCCCCAGATTTCGGGAATTCCGCCTTACCATAACAATGCCGTGTGGCCCTTTGTGCAGAGCTACTGGGGCCTGGCCGCCGCCAAAACCGGCAACGAAATGGCCTTTATGGAGAGCCTGATGGCCGTAAGCAGGCCCGCGGCGCTGTTCCTCACCAACAAGGAAAACTTCGTGGCCAGCAACGGCGACTTTGCCGGCACCCAAATCAACTCCAGCAACATGCTCTGGAGCCTTTCCGGCTCGCTGGCGCTGGTGTATAAGGGCTTGTTTGGTATGGATTTTCAAACCGACCGCCTCGTATTCCAGCCCTTTGTGCCGCAGGCACTGCAGGGCACCCGCAAACTCACCGGTTTCAAATACCGCCAGGCCTTGCTGAACATTGAAATGACGGGCTTTGGCCAGGGTATCCGCACCATTACCCTGGATGGGCAGCCCTTAGCCGATGCCGCCGTGCTGGCCACGCTCACCGGTCCGCACGACATCAAAATTGAACTCCCTAGCACCGCTTTTGCCGCCTCTTCCCTGAATAAAGTAGCGCACCACATGTCCCCCATGACGCCGGCCGTGCGCTACGCCAACGGCCGCCTTGCCTGGGCGCGGGTGGAAGGCGCCACGGCGTATCAGATCCTGCGCAACGGACAGTTTGCCGGCCGCACCACCGAGCCCGTTTTCCCGGTGCCGGCCCCGCAAACCTACACGGAGTACCAGGTAGTGGCTATAGATGCCCAGAAAGCCGAAAGCTTTGCCAGTGAGCCGCTGGCCGTGGAACCGGACAAGTTCCGAAGCACCGTAGAGGTAGAAACTGCCGCCAATAAATCAGGCAAGGCTTACAAAGGTGCCACCGGCCCGGGCTTCGTGGAAATCAGCAAAACCCAGAACCGCCGCCTAACGCTGCGTGTGCCCGTGCCCGCCGATGGCCTGTATGCCGTGGATTTTCGCTACGCCAACGGCAATGGCCCCATCAATACCAGCAACAAATGCGCTATCCGCACGCTAAGCCAGGGCAAGCAGCAGCTGGGAACGGTGGTGCTGCCCCAGCGCGGGGTGGAGGAGTGGTCGGACTGGGGCTATACCAACCCCATCACGGTGCGCCTGAGTAAAGGCACCGCCACGCTCACGCTCAGCTTTGAGCCGGCTAATAAGAATATGAACGGAGAGGTGAATCAGGCCATGCTCGACCATCTGCGCCTGACCCGGATTCAATAA
- a CDS encoding ammonium transporter → MRAPAVFRPSVSLFTLFTLVVLCLLAAFVDLPHPSAVAGSLNPADVAWMLTATAFVLIMTPGLSFFYGGMVRPKNVISTMLQSFVALGVISLVFYFVGFSLAYGESWHGLIGNPLTYIMLRNVGTAPNPAFAATIPFILYFAFQLKFAIITPALITGSFAERVRFKGYLAFMVLFSLFIYCPLAHWTWHPEGFLRKWGVLDFAGGTVVHISAGIAALAGAMVLGRRNAHVRKSSFSTPNVPFVLLGTGLLWFGWFGFNAGSALGANELAATSFVNTNLASAAALVAWLLIEVARNGKPTAVGACIGAVVGLVAITPAAGYVTYGQSLLIGVVGALVSHTAVHWQNSRTTIDDTLDVFPCHGLGGIVGMLLTGVFADKVGLVHGSFTTFGYHVLGLLIVVTYSFVGAWVLLKITDRFFALRVKSAEEELGLDLSQHEESTYHVDEEFEQSFRRELQASSVLSSQ, encoded by the coding sequence ATGAGGGCTCCTGCTGTATTTCGTCCGAGTGTAAGTCTGTTCACGCTATTTACGCTGGTGGTCCTGTGCCTGCTGGCCGCGTTTGTGGATTTGCCGCACCCTAGCGCCGTGGCCGGCTCTTTAAACCCCGCCGATGTGGCTTGGATGCTCACCGCCACCGCCTTCGTGCTGATTATGACGCCCGGGCTTTCGTTCTTTTATGGTGGTATGGTGCGGCCTAAAAACGTTATCAGTACCATGCTGCAAAGTTTCGTGGCGCTGGGCGTTATCTCGCTGGTCTTCTACTTTGTGGGGTTCTCGCTGGCCTACGGCGAATCCTGGCATGGGCTCATCGGCAACCCTCTTACCTATATCATGTTGCGCAATGTGGGCACGGCGCCCAATCCTGCGTTTGCCGCCACTATTCCCTTCATTCTCTACTTCGCCTTCCAACTGAAGTTTGCCATTATCACTCCGGCGCTCATCACCGGCTCGTTTGCCGAGCGGGTGCGCTTTAAGGGCTATCTGGCCTTTATGGTGCTTTTCAGCCTGTTCATCTACTGTCCACTGGCCCACTGGACGTGGCACCCCGAGGGCTTCCTGCGCAAGTGGGGCGTGCTGGATTTTGCCGGTGGCACGGTAGTACATATTTCGGCGGGCATTGCGGCCCTGGCGGGCGCTATGGTGCTGGGCCGGCGCAACGCGCACGTGCGTAAATCATCTTTCTCCACGCCCAATGTGCCGTTTGTTCTGTTGGGTACGGGCTTGCTTTGGTTTGGCTGGTTTGGGTTTAATGCCGGCTCGGCGCTGGGCGCGAATGAGCTGGCGGCTACATCTTTTGTGAATACCAACCTGGCCTCGGCCGCCGCGCTGGTGGCCTGGCTGCTGATTGAAGTGGCCCGCAACGGCAAGCCCACGGCAGTGGGCGCCTGCATTGGGGCGGTGGTAGGCCTGGTGGCCATTACGCCGGCGGCCGGGTATGTTACCTACGGCCAAAGCCTGCTGATTGGCGTGGTAGGTGCCCTGGTAAGCCACACCGCCGTGCACTGGCAGAACAGCCGCACTACCATTGACGACACGCTGGACGTGTTTCCCTGCCACGGCCTGGGTGGCATTGTGGGCATGCTGCTCACGGGCGTGTTTGCCGATAAAGTAGGGCTGGTGCACGGCTCGTTCACCACCTTCGGCTACCATGTGCTGGGCCTGCTGATTGTGGTTACGTATTCCTTTGTGGGAGCCTGGGTGCTGCTCAAAATCACCGACCGGTTCTTTGCCCTACGGGTGAAATCAGCGGAAGAGGAGCTGGGCCTCGACCTCAGTCAGCACGAGGAGTCCACCTACCACGTGGATGAAGAGTTTGAGCAAAGCTTCCGCCGGGAGCTGCAGGCCAGTAGCGTACTCAGCAGCCAGTAA
- a CDS encoding ZIP family metal transporter, protein MHFPMWAMAGFWGLVSGSALLIGAAIGFFTHVSQRVVGAIMAFGSGVLISTLSLELMEDAYVKGGFHSAAIGFLGGASAFTLANWVLARYGAKHRKRSGHHQATERKQVQQGQTEGNDPGDDNSSALAIGALLDGIPESIVIGLSLLAGGAVSTVAVVAIFLSNLPEGLSSAAGMKKAGHSARYVMLLWSGIALISGVASLLGYTVFSHFSAEVVAITTAVAAGAVLAMIADTMIPEAFEVAHNFTGLITVLGFLLSFFLSKMSM, encoded by the coding sequence ATGCATTTTCCCATGTGGGCCATGGCCGGCTTCTGGGGGCTGGTTTCCGGCTCGGCCTTGCTGATAGGCGCGGCCATTGGCTTTTTCACGCATGTTTCACAGCGCGTAGTTGGGGCCATTATGGCTTTTGGCAGCGGCGTACTTATTTCCACGCTTTCCCTGGAGCTGATGGAAGATGCCTACGTGAAGGGCGGGTTCCATTCGGCGGCCATTGGTTTTTTAGGGGGTGCTTCCGCTTTTACGCTGGCCAACTGGGTACTGGCCCGCTATGGTGCCAAGCACCGCAAGCGCTCCGGCCACCACCAGGCCACGGAGCGGAAGCAGGTGCAGCAGGGCCAAACGGAAGGCAACGACCCCGGCGACGACAATAGCTCTGCGCTGGCCATTGGTGCCCTGTTAGATGGTATTCCGGAGAGTATTGTTATCGGGTTGAGTTTACTGGCCGGCGGTGCGGTGAGTACCGTGGCCGTGGTGGCTATTTTTCTCTCCAACCTGCCCGAAGGCCTTTCCAGCGCCGCCGGCATGAAAAAGGCCGGCCATTCGGCGCGCTATGTCATGCTGCTCTGGAGCGGCATTGCCCTGATATCGGGGGTGGCCTCATTGCTGGGGTACACGGTGTTCAGCCATTTCTCGGCGGAGGTAGTGGCCATTACCACCGCCGTAGCGGCCGGTGCCGTGCTGGCCATGATTGCCGACACCATGATACCCGAAGCCTTTGAAGTAGCCCACAACTTCACCGGGCTAATTACGGTGCTGGGATTCCTGCTCTCGTTTTTTCTGAGCAAGATGAGTATGTAG
- a CDS encoding DUF167 domain-containing protein: MATLHIKAKPNARQNALLLSADGSITVRLKAPPQDGKANACLLEYLAGIFGLPKSSLELLTGHTAPFKKIAVAGLTDEQALAVVRQHATLS; encoded by the coding sequence GTGGCCACGCTACACATCAAAGCCAAACCCAATGCCCGCCAGAACGCCCTGCTGCTTTCAGCCGATGGCTCCATTACCGTTCGGCTGAAAGCTCCGCCGCAGGATGGCAAGGCCAATGCCTGCCTGCTGGAATACTTGGCCGGGATATTTGGCCTGCCCAAATCCAGCCTGGAGCTGCTGACGGGCCATACCGCGCCCTTCAAAAAAATTGCGGTGGCCGGCCTCACCGATGAGCAGGCCCTAGCCGTAGTGAGGCAACACGCCACCCTTTCCTAA